A genomic region of Pyrus communis chromosome 14, drPyrComm1.1, whole genome shotgun sequence contains the following coding sequences:
- the LOC137716041 gene encoding uncharacterized protein isoform X3 — protein sequence MPPTKFSPKLHHEATVIRSAIQSRLLVLTLILLWRTLLSSYDTSASINPDCLSTIPSQKNVLFHSLGLAIESSIVWDSVYFVRIAECGYEYEQIYAFFPLLPLCMSFLSRTVLAPLVPVIGQRAVLGLSGYVINNIGFVFAAVYLYRLSVVILKDQEAAVRASVLFCFNPASIFYSSIYSETLFALFSVGGLYHLISGKDVIAVLWFALSGFSRSNGVLNAGYFCFQTMHQAYDAVFLRKRPFLALQAVVGGALRCICIFVPFIAFQAYGYNNLCLGHLPSDMRPWCKARVPLLYNYIQSHYWGVGFLRYFQVKQLPNFLLASPILSLALCSIVHYAKSKPEKFFSLGFRAPPEDKDSAAVLFSLAAYSSRSQENRTRKQVNKDGPALLPEEHKVATRFLSFSPPLYWFASYIMKSRGTGKRWGCIVWAYSAAYILLGSLLFSNFYPFT from the exons ATGCCTCCGACCAAATTCTCACCGAAACTCCACCATGAAGCCACAGTGATCAGATCAGCAATCCAGTCCAGACTCCTAGTCCTGACTCTTATCCTCCTATGGCGGACTCTCTTGTCCTCCTACGACACCTCCGCCTCCATCAATCCCGATTGCCTATCTACCATCCCCTCACAAAAAAACGTTCTCTTTCATTCCCTGGGTTTGGCTATCGAGTCCAGCATTGTATGGGACAGTGTCTACTTTGTTCGGATTGCAGAGTGTGGCTACGAGTACGAGCAGATCTACGCTTTCTTCCCCCTTCTTCCTCTTTGCATGTCGTTCTTATCCCGCACAG TTTTGGCGCCATTGGTTCCAGTTATTGGGCAAAGAGCTGTGTTGGGATTATCCGGCTATGTCATTAATAACATTGGCTTCGTGTTTGCGGCAGTTTATTTATACAG GCTTTCAGTTGTCATTTTGAAGGACCAAGAAGCAGCAGTGAGGGCttcagttttgttttgcttcaaTCCAGCTTCCATATTCTATTCATCAAT ATATTCGGAGACATTGTTCGCCCTTTTTTCAGTTGGAGGATTGTACCATCTAATATCTGGAAAAGATGTCATTGCTGTTCTTTGGTTTGCTCTTTCAGGATTTTCAAGGTCCAATGGAGTGCTTAATGCTGGTTATTTCTGTTTTCAGACTATGCATCAGGCCTATGATGCTGTTTTCTTGAGAAAGCGTCCTTTT TTGGCATTGCAGGCTGTTGTTGGTGGAGCTCTGCGCTGCATATGTATATTTGTTCCTTTTATTGCATTTCAAGCATACGGATACAACAATCTCTGTCTTGGACATCTTCCGTCCGATATGAGGCCCTGGTGCAAAGCAAGAGTCCCTTTGTTGTACAATTATATTCAGAGTCACTATTG GGGAGTAGGTTTCTTGAGATATTTCCAAGTTAAACAGTTGCCAAACTTTCTGCTGGCTTCACCAATATTGTCTCTCGCTCTTTGCTCAATTGTCCATTACGCGAAGTCAAAGCCTGAAAAGTTCTTCTCTTTGGGTTTTCGTGCTCCTCCTGAGGATAAAGATTCTGCTGCTGTGCTCTTTTCTCTAGCAGCATACTCCTCCAGAAGTCAGG AAAATCGCACAAGGAAGCAAGTGAACAAAGATGGTCCTGCTTTACTCCCAGAAGAACATAAG GTTGCTACTCGTTTCTTATCCTTCAGCCCTCCACTCTATTGGTTTGCGTCGTATATAATGAAATCTCGTGGTACTGGTAAGAGATGGGGATGTATAGTTTGGGCATACTCTGCTGCGTACATTCTTCTAGGCAGTTTGCTCTTTTCGAACTTCTATCCTTTCACTTGA
- the LOC137716041 gene encoding uncharacterized protein isoform X1, which yields MPPTKFSPKLHHEATVIRSAIQSRLLVLTLILLWRTLLSSYDTSASINPDCLSTIPSQKNVLFHSLGLAIESSIVWDSVYFVRIAECGYEYEQIYAFFPLLPLCMSFLSRTVLAPLVPVIGQRAVLGLSGYVINNIGFVFAAVYLYRLSVVILKDQEAAVRASVLFCFNPASIFYSSIYSETLFALFSVGGLYHLISGKDVIAVLWFALSGFSRSNGVLNAGYFCFQTMHQAYDAVFLRKRPFLALQAVVGGALRCICIFVPFIAFQAYGYNNLCLGHLPSDMRPWCKARVPLLYNYIQSHYWGVGFLRYFQVKQLPNFLLASPILSLALCSIVHYAKSKPEKFFSLGFRAPPEDKDSAAVLFSLAAYSSRSQENRTRKQVNKDGPALLPEEHKVSAKQGYLSVTVLPCILHLGFMAATAFFVMHVQVATRFLSFSPPLYWFASYIMKSRGTGKRWGCIVWAYSAAYILLGSLLFSNFYPFT from the exons ATGCCTCCGACCAAATTCTCACCGAAACTCCACCATGAAGCCACAGTGATCAGATCAGCAATCCAGTCCAGACTCCTAGTCCTGACTCTTATCCTCCTATGGCGGACTCTCTTGTCCTCCTACGACACCTCCGCCTCCATCAATCCCGATTGCCTATCTACCATCCCCTCACAAAAAAACGTTCTCTTTCATTCCCTGGGTTTGGCTATCGAGTCCAGCATTGTATGGGACAGTGTCTACTTTGTTCGGATTGCAGAGTGTGGCTACGAGTACGAGCAGATCTACGCTTTCTTCCCCCTTCTTCCTCTTTGCATGTCGTTCTTATCCCGCACAG TTTTGGCGCCATTGGTTCCAGTTATTGGGCAAAGAGCTGTGTTGGGATTATCCGGCTATGTCATTAATAACATTGGCTTCGTGTTTGCGGCAGTTTATTTATACAG GCTTTCAGTTGTCATTTTGAAGGACCAAGAAGCAGCAGTGAGGGCttcagttttgttttgcttcaaTCCAGCTTCCATATTCTATTCATCAAT ATATTCGGAGACATTGTTCGCCCTTTTTTCAGTTGGAGGATTGTACCATCTAATATCTGGAAAAGATGTCATTGCTGTTCTTTGGTTTGCTCTTTCAGGATTTTCAAGGTCCAATGGAGTGCTTAATGCTGGTTATTTCTGTTTTCAGACTATGCATCAGGCCTATGATGCTGTTTTCTTGAGAAAGCGTCCTTTT TTGGCATTGCAGGCTGTTGTTGGTGGAGCTCTGCGCTGCATATGTATATTTGTTCCTTTTATTGCATTTCAAGCATACGGATACAACAATCTCTGTCTTGGACATCTTCCGTCCGATATGAGGCCCTGGTGCAAAGCAAGAGTCCCTTTGTTGTACAATTATATTCAGAGTCACTATTG GGGAGTAGGTTTCTTGAGATATTTCCAAGTTAAACAGTTGCCAAACTTTCTGCTGGCTTCACCAATATTGTCTCTCGCTCTTTGCTCAATTGTCCATTACGCGAAGTCAAAGCCTGAAAAGTTCTTCTCTTTGGGTTTTCGTGCTCCTCCTGAGGATAAAGATTCTGCTGCTGTGCTCTTTTCTCTAGCAGCATACTCCTCCAGAAGTCAGG AAAATCGCACAAGGAAGCAAGTGAACAAAGATGGTCCTGCTTTACTCCCAGAAGAACATAAGGTATCAGCAAAGCAAGGATACTTGTCTGTTACTGTGCTTCCATGTATTCTACATTTGGGATTTATGGCAGCCACCGCATTTTTTGTCATGCATGTGCAG GTTGCTACTCGTTTCTTATCCTTCAGCCCTCCACTCTATTGGTTTGCGTCGTATATAATGAAATCTCGTGGTACTGGTAAGAGATGGGGATGTATAGTTTGGGCATACTCTGCTGCGTACATTCTTCTAGGCAGTTTGCTCTTTTCGAACTTCTATCCTTTCACTTGA
- the LOC137716041 gene encoding uncharacterized protein isoform X2 — protein sequence MPPTKFSPKLHHEATVIRSAIQSRLLVLTLILLWRTLLSSYDTSASINPDCLSTIPSQKNVLFHSLGLAIESSIVWDSVYFVRIAECGYEYEQIYAFFPLLPLCMSFLSRTVLAPLVPVIGQRAVLGLSGYVINNIGFVFAAVYLYRLSVVILKDQEAAVRASVLFCFNPASIFYSSIYSETLFALFSVGGLYHLISGKDVIAVLWFALSGFSRSNGVLNAGYFCFQTMHQAYDAVFLRKRPFAVVGGALRCICIFVPFIAFQAYGYNNLCLGHLPSDMRPWCKARVPLLYNYIQSHYWGVGFLRYFQVKQLPNFLLASPILSLALCSIVHYAKSKPEKFFSLGFRAPPEDKDSAAVLFSLAAYSSRSQENRTRKQVNKDGPALLPEEHKVSAKQGYLSVTVLPCILHLGFMAATAFFVMHVQVATRFLSFSPPLYWFASYIMKSRGTGKRWGCIVWAYSAAYILLGSLLFSNFYPFT from the exons ATGCCTCCGACCAAATTCTCACCGAAACTCCACCATGAAGCCACAGTGATCAGATCAGCAATCCAGTCCAGACTCCTAGTCCTGACTCTTATCCTCCTATGGCGGACTCTCTTGTCCTCCTACGACACCTCCGCCTCCATCAATCCCGATTGCCTATCTACCATCCCCTCACAAAAAAACGTTCTCTTTCATTCCCTGGGTTTGGCTATCGAGTCCAGCATTGTATGGGACAGTGTCTACTTTGTTCGGATTGCAGAGTGTGGCTACGAGTACGAGCAGATCTACGCTTTCTTCCCCCTTCTTCCTCTTTGCATGTCGTTCTTATCCCGCACAG TTTTGGCGCCATTGGTTCCAGTTATTGGGCAAAGAGCTGTGTTGGGATTATCCGGCTATGTCATTAATAACATTGGCTTCGTGTTTGCGGCAGTTTATTTATACAG GCTTTCAGTTGTCATTTTGAAGGACCAAGAAGCAGCAGTGAGGGCttcagttttgttttgcttcaaTCCAGCTTCCATATTCTATTCATCAAT ATATTCGGAGACATTGTTCGCCCTTTTTTCAGTTGGAGGATTGTACCATCTAATATCTGGAAAAGATGTCATTGCTGTTCTTTGGTTTGCTCTTTCAGGATTTTCAAGGTCCAATGGAGTGCTTAATGCTGGTTATTTCTGTTTTCAGACTATGCATCAGGCCTATGATGCTGTTTTCTTGAGAAAGCGTCCTTTT GCTGTTGTTGGTGGAGCTCTGCGCTGCATATGTATATTTGTTCCTTTTATTGCATTTCAAGCATACGGATACAACAATCTCTGTCTTGGACATCTTCCGTCCGATATGAGGCCCTGGTGCAAAGCAAGAGTCCCTTTGTTGTACAATTATATTCAGAGTCACTATTG GGGAGTAGGTTTCTTGAGATATTTCCAAGTTAAACAGTTGCCAAACTTTCTGCTGGCTTCACCAATATTGTCTCTCGCTCTTTGCTCAATTGTCCATTACGCGAAGTCAAAGCCTGAAAAGTTCTTCTCTTTGGGTTTTCGTGCTCCTCCTGAGGATAAAGATTCTGCTGCTGTGCTCTTTTCTCTAGCAGCATACTCCTCCAGAAGTCAGG AAAATCGCACAAGGAAGCAAGTGAACAAAGATGGTCCTGCTTTACTCCCAGAAGAACATAAGGTATCAGCAAAGCAAGGATACTTGTCTGTTACTGTGCTTCCATGTATTCTACATTTGGGATTTATGGCAGCCACCGCATTTTTTGTCATGCATGTGCAG GTTGCTACTCGTTTCTTATCCTTCAGCCCTCCACTCTATTGGTTTGCGTCGTATATAATGAAATCTCGTGGTACTGGTAAGAGATGGGGATGTATAGTTTGGGCATACTCTGCTGCGTACATTCTTCTAGGCAGTTTGCTCTTTTCGAACTTCTATCCTTTCACTTGA